In one window of Streptomyces griseus subsp. griseus DNA:
- the metK gene encoding methionine adenosyltransferase → MSRRLFTSESVTEGHPDKIADQISDTILDALLRDDPASRVAVETLITTGLVHVAGEVTTKAYADIPNLVRNKVLEIGYDSSKKGFDGASCGVSVSIGAQSPDIAQGVDTAYEKRVEGDEDELDKQGAGDQGLMFGYACDETPELMPLPIHIAHRLSRRLSEVRKNGTIPYLRPDGKTQVTIEYDGDKAVRLDTVVVSSQHASDIDLDSLLAPDIREFVVEHVLTQLVEDGIKLDTDGYRLLVNPTGRFEIGGPMGDAGLTGRKIIIDTYGGMARHGGGAFSGKDPSKVDRSAAYAMRWVAKNVVAAGLATRCEVQVAYAIGKAEPVGLFVETFGTAAIDTEKIENAIGEVFDLRPAAIIRDLDLLRPIYAQTAAYGHFGRELPDFTWERTDRVDALRAAAGI, encoded by the coding sequence GTGTCCCGCCGTCTCTTCACCTCGGAATCTGTCACCGAGGGTCACCCCGACAAGATCGCTGACCAGATCAGCGACACGATCCTCGACGCGCTCCTGCGCGACGATCCCGCTTCGCGCGTCGCCGTCGAGACCTTGATCACCACCGGTCTGGTGCATGTCGCGGGCGAGGTCACGACCAAGGCCTACGCCGACATCCCCAACCTCGTGCGCAACAAGGTGCTGGAGATCGGCTACGACTCCTCCAAAAAGGGCTTCGACGGTGCCTCCTGTGGCGTCTCGGTCTCCATCGGCGCGCAGTCCCCGGACATCGCGCAGGGCGTCGACACCGCGTACGAGAAGCGGGTCGAGGGCGATGAGGACGAACTCGACAAGCAGGGCGCGGGCGACCAGGGCCTGATGTTCGGGTACGCCTGCGACGAGACCCCCGAGCTCATGCCGCTCCCGATCCACATCGCCCACCGCCTCTCGCGGCGCCTGTCCGAGGTGCGGAAGAACGGGACCATCCCCTACCTCCGCCCCGACGGCAAGACCCAGGTCACCATCGAGTACGACGGTGACAAGGCGGTCCGTCTGGACACCGTGGTCGTCTCCTCGCAGCACGCCAGCGACATCGACCTGGACTCGCTGCTCGCGCCCGACATCCGCGAGTTCGTCGTGGAGCACGTGCTCACGCAGCTCGTCGAGGACGGCATCAAGCTGGACACCGACGGCTACCGCCTGCTGGTGAACCCGACCGGCCGCTTCGAGATCGGCGGCCCGATGGGTGACGCCGGCCTCACCGGCCGCAAGATCATCATCGACACCTACGGCGGCATGGCCCGCCACGGTGGCGGCGCCTTCTCGGGCAAGGACCCGTCCAAGGTCGACCGCTCGGCGGCGTACGCGATGCGCTGGGTAGCCAAGAACGTAGTGGCCGCCGGGCTCGCCACCCGCTGCGAGGTCCAGGTCGCCTACGCGATCGGCAAGGCCGAGCCGGTCGGTCTCTTCGTCGAGACCTTCGGCACCGCCGCCATCGACACGGAGAAGATCGAGAACGCGATCGGTGAGGTCTTCGACCTCCGCCCGGCCGCGATCATCCGTGACCTCGACCTGCTCCGCCCGATCTACGCCCAGACCGCCGCGTACGGGCACTTCGGCCGCGAGCTCCCCGACTTCACCTGGGAGCGCACCGACCGCGTCGACGCCCTCCGCGCCGCCGCCGGTATCTAG
- the coaBC gene encoding bifunctional phosphopantothenoylcysteine decarboxylase/phosphopantothenate--cysteine ligase CoaBC yields MDKPKVVLGVSGGIAAYKACELLRRLTESGHDVRVVPTAASLHFVGAATWSALSGHPVSDQVWDDVHEVPHVRIGQSADLVVVAPATADMLAKAAHGLADDLLTNTLLTARCPVVFAPAMHTEMWEHPATQENVATLRRRGAVVIEPAVGRLTGVDTGKGRLPDPGEIFEVCRRVLARGVTEPDLAGRHVVISAGGTREPLDPVRYLGNRSSGKQGYALARTAVARGARVTLIEANTGLPDPAGADVVRVGTAVQLREAVLKAAADADVVVMAAAVADFRPAEYATGKIKKKDGEEAPAVTLVRNPDILAEVAAERARPGQLVVGFAAETDDVLANGRAKLRRKGCDLLVVNEVGERKTFGSEENEAVVLGSDGTETSVPYGPKEALADTVWSLVSGRFQEM; encoded by the coding sequence ACCGCCGCCTCGCTGCACTTCGTCGGCGCCGCCACCTGGTCCGCGCTCTCCGGCCACCCCGTCTCCGACCAGGTTTGGGACGATGTCCACGAGGTGCCCCACGTCCGGATCGGGCAGAGCGCCGACCTCGTCGTCGTCGCCCCGGCCACCGCCGACATGCTGGCCAAGGCCGCCCACGGGCTCGCCGACGACCTGCTCACCAACACGCTCCTGACCGCCCGCTGTCCGGTGGTCTTCGCCCCCGCCATGCACACCGAGATGTGGGAGCACCCGGCCACCCAGGAGAACGTGGCCACCCTGCGCCGCCGGGGCGCCGTCGTCATCGAGCCCGCCGTGGGGCGGCTCACCGGTGTCGACACCGGCAAGGGCCGGCTGCCCGATCCGGGCGAGATCTTCGAGGTCTGCCGCCGGGTGCTGGCCCGTGGGGTCACCGAGCCCGACCTCGCGGGCCGCCATGTGGTGATCAGCGCGGGCGGCACCCGCGAGCCCCTGGACCCGGTGCGCTATCTCGGCAACCGGTCCTCCGGCAAACAGGGGTACGCGCTGGCGCGCACCGCCGTGGCCCGGGGCGCCCGGGTCACCCTCATCGAGGCCAACACCGGGCTGCCCGACCCGGCCGGGGCCGATGTCGTACGGGTCGGCACGGCCGTCCAGCTGCGGGAGGCCGTCCTGAAGGCGGCCGCCGACGCGGACGTCGTCGTGATGGCGGCGGCCGTGGCCGACTTCCGGCCCGCCGAGTACGCCACGGGCAAGATCAAGAAGAAGGACGGCGAGGAGGCACCCGCCGTCACCCTGGTCCGCAACCCCGACATCCTGGCCGAGGTCGCCGCCGAGCGGGCCCGGCCGGGTCAGCTCGTGGTGGGGTTCGCCGCCGAGACCGACGACGTCCTCGCCAATGGCCGGGCCAAGCTCCGCCGCAAGGGATGCGATCTGCTCGTGGTCAACGAGGTGGGGGAGCGCAAGACCTTCGGCTCCGAGGAGAACGAGGCCGTTGTCCTCGGCTCCGACGGAACGGAGACCTCCGTGCCGTACGGACCCAAGGAAGCGCTTGCCGACACGGTCTGGAGCCTCGTTTCGGGAAGGTTCCAGGAGATGTGA